From a region of the Desmodus rotundus isolate HL8 chromosome 7, HLdesRot8A.1, whole genome shotgun sequence genome:
- the SALL2 gene encoding sal-like protein 2 isoform X2, translated as MAQEAGRSSLLRGPCGEPAELGGDASEEDHPQVCAKCCAQFTDPTEFLAHQNACSTEPPVMVIIGGQENPNNSPTSSEPRPEGHNSPQVMEAEHSNPPDSGSSVSTDPTWGAERRGEESAGHFLVAATGTAAGGGGGLILASPKLGATPLPPESTPAPPPPPPPPPPLPGVGSGHLNIPLILEELRVLQQRQIHQMQMTEQICRQVLLLGSLGQTVGPPASPSELPGTGTASSTKPLLPLFSPIKPVQTGKTLAPSSSSTSSSTGTEMPKQAFFHLYHPLGSQHPFSAGGVGRSHKPTSAPSPVLPSNTDQLISSPHLAFPGTTGLLAAQCLGAARGLEATASPGLLKPKNGSGDLGYGEVMGPLEKPGGRHKCRFCAKVFGSDSALQIHLRSHTGERPYKCNVCGNRFTTRGNLKVHFHRHREKYPHVQMNPHPVPEHLDYVITSSGLPYGMSVPPEKAEEEAAMPGGGVERKPLVASTTALSATESLTLLSTGAGTAAAPALPAFNKFVLMKTVEPKSKADENTPPGTEATTIAGVTESGTATRMQLSKLVTSLPSWALLTNHFKSTGSFPFPYVLEPLGASPSETSKLQQLVEKIDRQGTIAVASTSSGVATTSAPAASSSASSGPNQCVICLRVLSCPRALRLHYGQHGGERPFKCKVCGRAFSTRGNLRAHFVGHKASPAARVQNSCPICQKKFTNAVSLQQHVRMHLGGQIPNGSTTLPEGGGAVQENVSEQSRVSGAGSFPQQPSQQPSPEEELSEEDEEDEEEEEDVTDEDSLAGRGSESGGEKAISVRGDSEEASGAEEEVGMVVAAATAGKEMDSNGEVIQPPSLPSPPPLPPPPSGILDQTQPMEQGSSDVAGGTEEGGKPERSSSPTSAFTLEGEGSSTTLVEGLSMQEVMRKEPGESSSRKACEVCGQTFPTQAALEEHQKIHPKEGPLLTCAFCRQGFLERATLKKHMLLAHHQVQPFAPRDPQNIAALSLVPGCSPSITSPGLSPFPRKDDPTIP; from the exons ATGGCGCAGGAAGCTGGGAGAAGCTCTCTTCTCAGGGGTCCCTGCGGGGAGCCAGCGGAGCTTGGAG GTGATGCTAGCGAGGAGGACCACCCCCAAGTCTGTGCCAAGTGCTGCGCACAATTCACTGACCCAACTGAATTCCTCGCTCACCAGAATGCATGTTCTACCGAACCCCCTGTGATGGTGATAATTGGGGGCCAGGAGAATCCCAACAACTCGCCGACCTCTTCTGAGCCCCGGCCTGAAGGCCACAATAGTCCCCAGGTCATGGAGGCAGAGCACAGCAACCCTCCGGATTCTGGGTCCTCGGTGTCCACAGATCCCACCTGGGGCGCAGAGCGGAGAGGAGAGGAGTCTGCAGGGCATTTCCTGGTCGCTGCCACAGGTACAgcagctgggggaggtgggggcctgATCTTGGCCAGCCCCAAGCTGGGAGCAACCCCATTACCTCCAGAATCCACCCCTGCacccccgcctcctcctcctcctccacctccgcTCCCAGGTGTAGGCAGCGGCCACCTGAACATCCCTCTAATCTTGGAAGAGCTCCGGGTGCTGCAGCAGCGCCAGATCCATCAGATGCAGATGACTGAGCAAATCTGCAGGCAGGTACTACTGCTTGGCTCCTTAGGCCAAACGGTGGGGCCCCCTGCCAGTCCCTCAGAATTACCTGGGACAGGGACTGCCTCCTCCACCAAGCCCCTGCTTCCCCTCTTCAGCCCCATCAAGCCTGTCCAAACTGGGAAGACGCTGgcaccttcttcctcctccacctcatCCTCCACAGGGACAGAAATGCCCAAGCAGGCTTTCTTCCACCTTTACCATCCACTAGGGTCACAGCACCCTTTTTCTGCTGGAGGGGTTGGGAGAAGCCACAAACCCACATCTGCCCCTTCCCCAGTCCTGCCAAGCAACACAGATCAGCTGATTTCCTCACCTCATCTGGCATTCCCAGGCACCACGGGACTGCTGGCAGCACAGTGTCTTGGGGCAGCCCGAGGCCTAGAGGCCACTGCCTCCCCAGGGCTCTTGAAGCCAAAGAACGGAAGTGGTGACCTGGGTTATGGGGAAGTGATGGGTCCCTTGGAGAAACCTGGTGGACGGCACAAATGCCGCTTTTGTGCCAAAGTATTTGGCAGTGACAGTGCCCTACAGATCCACCTGCGTTCACACACAGGTGAGAGGCCCTATAAGTGTAATGTCTGTGGCAATCGCTTTACCACCCGTGGCAACCTCAAAGTACATTTTCACCGGCATCGTGAGAAGTACCCGCATGTGCAGATGAACCCTCACCCTGTGCCAGAGCACCTAGACTACGTCATCACCAGCAGCGGCCTGCCCTATGGTATGTCCGTGCCACCAGAGAAGGCTGAGGAGGAGGCAGCCATGCCAGGTGGGGGTGTGGAACGTAAGCCTCTGGTGGCTTCCACCACAGCACTCAGTGCCACAGAGAGCCTGACACTGCTCTCCACTGGTGCGGGCACAGCTGCggctcctgccctccctgcttTCAATAAGTTTGTGCTCATGAAAACAGTAGAGCCAAAGAGTAAAGCTGATGAAAATACTCCTCCAGGAACTGAGGCCACTACCATCGCAGGGGTGACAGAAAGTGGCACAGCAACTCGTATGCAGCTAAGTAAGTTGGTGACTTCACTTCCCAGCTGGGCACTGCTTACTAACCACTTTAAGTCCACGGGGAGCTTCCCCTTCCCATATGTGTTGGAGCCCCTGGGGGCATCACCCTCTGAGACTTCAAAGCTGCAGCAACTGGTAGAAAAGATTGATCGACAGGGAACCATAGCAGTGGCCTCTACTTCCTCAGGAGTTgccaccacctctgcccctgcAGCTTCATCTTCAGCCTCATCTGGACCTAACCAGTGTGTCATCTGCCTCCGGGTGCTGAGCTGTCCTCGAGCGCTGCGCCTGCATTATGGCCAACATGGAGGGGAGCGGCCCTTCAAATGCAAAGTGTGTGGCAGAGCTTTTTCCACCCGGGGCAATCTGCGTGCACATTTCGTGGGCCACAAGGCCAGTCCAGCTGCTCGGGTCCAGAACTCCTGCCCCATCTGCCAGAAGAAGTTCACCAATGCAGTTTCTCTGCAGCAGCATGTTCGGATGCACCTGGGGGGCCAAATCCCCAACGGCAGTACCACACTCCCTGAAGGTGGGGGAGCTGTGCAGGAGAATGTCTCTGAGCAATCTAGAGTCTCTGGGGCAGGGAGCTTCCCCCAGCAGCCATCCCAGCAGCCGTCCCCAGAAGAGGAGTTGTCTGAAGAGGATGAGGAggatgaagaagaagaggaagatgtAACTGATGAAGATTCTCTAGCAggaagaggctcagagagtgGAGGTGAGAAAGCAATATCAGTGCGAGGTGATTCTGAAGAGGCATCAGGAGCAGAAGAGGAAGTGGGAATGGTAGTGGCAGCAGCCACAGCTGGGAAGGAGATGGATAGTAATGGGGAAGTGATTCAACCTCCTTCTCTGCCATCCCCCCCACCACTACCACCGCCACCGTCAGGCATCCTGGATCAAACACAGCCAATGGAGCAGGGAAGCAGTGATGTTGCAGGAGGCACTGAAGAGGGGGGCAAACCAGAGAGGAGCTCAAGCCCAACATCAGCATTCACCCTTGAAGGAGAAGGCAGCAGCACCACcttggtggagggattgagcatgCAGGAAGTGATGAGAAAGGAGCCAGGAGAGAGCAGTAGCAGAAAGGCCTGTGAGGTGTGTGGCCAGACCTTTCCCACTCAGGCAGCTCTGGAGGAGCATCAGAAGATACACCCCAAGGAGGGGCCACTCCTCACTTGTGCTTTCTGTAGGCAGGGCTTTCTCGAGCGGGCTACCCTCAAGAAGCACATGCTGCTGGCTCACCACCAGGTACAGCCCTTTGCCCCTCGTGACCCTCAGAATATTGCTGCTCTTTCGTTGGTCCCAGGCTGTTCACCCTCTATCACTTCCCCAGGGCTCTCCCCTTTTCCCCGAAAAGATGACCCTACGATCCCAtag
- the SALL2 gene encoding sal-like protein 2 isoform X5: MAQEAGRSSLLRGPCGEPAELGGDASEEDHPQVCAKCCAQFTDPTEFLAHQNACSTEPPVMVIIGGQENPNNSPTSSEPRPEGHNSPQVMEAEHSNPPDSGSSVSTDPTWGAERRGEESAGHFLVAATGTAAGGGGGLILASPKLGATPLPPESTPAPPPPPPPPPPLPGVGSGHLNIPLILEELRVLQQRQIHQMQMTEQICRQVLLLGSLGQTVGPPASPSELPGTGTASSTKPLLPLFSPIKPVQTGKTLAPSSSSTSSSTGTEMPKQAFFHLYHPLGSQHPFSAGGVGRSHKPTSAPSPVLPSNTDQLISSPHLAFPGTTGLLAAQCLGAARGLEATASPGLLKPKNGSGDLGYGEVMGPLEKPGGRHKCRFCAKVFGSDSALQIHLRSHTGERPYKCNVCGNRFTTRGNLKVHFHRHREKYPHVQMNPHPVPEHLDYVITSSGLPYGMSVPPEKAEEEAAMPGGGVERKPLVASTTALSATESLTLLSTGAGTAAAPALPAFNKFVLMKTVEPKSKADENTPPGTEATTIAGVTESGTATRMQLSKLVTSLPSWALLTNHFKSTGSFPFPYVLEPLGASPSETSKLQQLVEKIDRQGTIAVASTSSGVATTSAPAASSSASSGPNQCVICLRVLSCPRALRLHYGQHGGERPFKCKVCGRAFSTRGNLRAHFVGHKASPAARVQNSCPICQKKFTNAVSLQQHVRMHLGGQIPNGSTTLPEGGGAVQENVSEQSRVSGAGSFPQQPSQQPSPEEELSEEDEEDEEEEEDVTDEDSLAGRGSESGGEKAISVRGDSEEASGAEEEVGMVVAAATAGKEMDSNGEVIQPPSLPSPPPLPPPPSGILDQTQPMEQGSSDVAGGTEEGGKPERSSSPTSAFTLEGEGSSTTLVEGLSMQEVMRKEPGESSSRKACEVCGQTFPTQAALEEHQKIHPKEGPLLTCAFCRQGFLERATLKKHMLLAHHQNQYTAFLSSVLPTKPGSSNSTSTTTSGLAPPGLFGLRTVAGKVPSAMRSRGAKGKRALLLQPLASKAVPEQFIEVANCTFLLLPPSPEGASNDAAAISVSVTQY; the protein is encoded by the exons ATGGCGCAGGAAGCTGGGAGAAGCTCTCTTCTCAGGGGTCCCTGCGGGGAGCCAGCGGAGCTTGGAG GTGATGCTAGCGAGGAGGACCACCCCCAAGTCTGTGCCAAGTGCTGCGCACAATTCACTGACCCAACTGAATTCCTCGCTCACCAGAATGCATGTTCTACCGAACCCCCTGTGATGGTGATAATTGGGGGCCAGGAGAATCCCAACAACTCGCCGACCTCTTCTGAGCCCCGGCCTGAAGGCCACAATAGTCCCCAGGTCATGGAGGCAGAGCACAGCAACCCTCCGGATTCTGGGTCCTCGGTGTCCACAGATCCCACCTGGGGCGCAGAGCGGAGAGGAGAGGAGTCTGCAGGGCATTTCCTGGTCGCTGCCACAGGTACAgcagctgggggaggtgggggcctgATCTTGGCCAGCCCCAAGCTGGGAGCAACCCCATTACCTCCAGAATCCACCCCTGCacccccgcctcctcctcctcctccacctccgcTCCCAGGTGTAGGCAGCGGCCACCTGAACATCCCTCTAATCTTGGAAGAGCTCCGGGTGCTGCAGCAGCGCCAGATCCATCAGATGCAGATGACTGAGCAAATCTGCAGGCAGGTACTACTGCTTGGCTCCTTAGGCCAAACGGTGGGGCCCCCTGCCAGTCCCTCAGAATTACCTGGGACAGGGACTGCCTCCTCCACCAAGCCCCTGCTTCCCCTCTTCAGCCCCATCAAGCCTGTCCAAACTGGGAAGACGCTGgcaccttcttcctcctccacctcatCCTCCACAGGGACAGAAATGCCCAAGCAGGCTTTCTTCCACCTTTACCATCCACTAGGGTCACAGCACCCTTTTTCTGCTGGAGGGGTTGGGAGAAGCCACAAACCCACATCTGCCCCTTCCCCAGTCCTGCCAAGCAACACAGATCAGCTGATTTCCTCACCTCATCTGGCATTCCCAGGCACCACGGGACTGCTGGCAGCACAGTGTCTTGGGGCAGCCCGAGGCCTAGAGGCCACTGCCTCCCCAGGGCTCTTGAAGCCAAAGAACGGAAGTGGTGACCTGGGTTATGGGGAAGTGATGGGTCCCTTGGAGAAACCTGGTGGACGGCACAAATGCCGCTTTTGTGCCAAAGTATTTGGCAGTGACAGTGCCCTACAGATCCACCTGCGTTCACACACAGGTGAGAGGCCCTATAAGTGTAATGTCTGTGGCAATCGCTTTACCACCCGTGGCAACCTCAAAGTACATTTTCACCGGCATCGTGAGAAGTACCCGCATGTGCAGATGAACCCTCACCCTGTGCCAGAGCACCTAGACTACGTCATCACCAGCAGCGGCCTGCCCTATGGTATGTCCGTGCCACCAGAGAAGGCTGAGGAGGAGGCAGCCATGCCAGGTGGGGGTGTGGAACGTAAGCCTCTGGTGGCTTCCACCACAGCACTCAGTGCCACAGAGAGCCTGACACTGCTCTCCACTGGTGCGGGCACAGCTGCggctcctgccctccctgcttTCAATAAGTTTGTGCTCATGAAAACAGTAGAGCCAAAGAGTAAAGCTGATGAAAATACTCCTCCAGGAACTGAGGCCACTACCATCGCAGGGGTGACAGAAAGTGGCACAGCAACTCGTATGCAGCTAAGTAAGTTGGTGACTTCACTTCCCAGCTGGGCACTGCTTACTAACCACTTTAAGTCCACGGGGAGCTTCCCCTTCCCATATGTGTTGGAGCCCCTGGGGGCATCACCCTCTGAGACTTCAAAGCTGCAGCAACTGGTAGAAAAGATTGATCGACAGGGAACCATAGCAGTGGCCTCTACTTCCTCAGGAGTTgccaccacctctgcccctgcAGCTTCATCTTCAGCCTCATCTGGACCTAACCAGTGTGTCATCTGCCTCCGGGTGCTGAGCTGTCCTCGAGCGCTGCGCCTGCATTATGGCCAACATGGAGGGGAGCGGCCCTTCAAATGCAAAGTGTGTGGCAGAGCTTTTTCCACCCGGGGCAATCTGCGTGCACATTTCGTGGGCCACAAGGCCAGTCCAGCTGCTCGGGTCCAGAACTCCTGCCCCATCTGCCAGAAGAAGTTCACCAATGCAGTTTCTCTGCAGCAGCATGTTCGGATGCACCTGGGGGGCCAAATCCCCAACGGCAGTACCACACTCCCTGAAGGTGGGGGAGCTGTGCAGGAGAATGTCTCTGAGCAATCTAGAGTCTCTGGGGCAGGGAGCTTCCCCCAGCAGCCATCCCAGCAGCCGTCCCCAGAAGAGGAGTTGTCTGAAGAGGATGAGGAggatgaagaagaagaggaagatgtAACTGATGAAGATTCTCTAGCAggaagaggctcagagagtgGAGGTGAGAAAGCAATATCAGTGCGAGGTGATTCTGAAGAGGCATCAGGAGCAGAAGAGGAAGTGGGAATGGTAGTGGCAGCAGCCACAGCTGGGAAGGAGATGGATAGTAATGGGGAAGTGATTCAACCTCCTTCTCTGCCATCCCCCCCACCACTACCACCGCCACCGTCAGGCATCCTGGATCAAACACAGCCAATGGAGCAGGGAAGCAGTGATGTTGCAGGAGGCACTGAAGAGGGGGGCAAACCAGAGAGGAGCTCAAGCCCAACATCAGCATTCACCCTTGAAGGAGAAGGCAGCAGCACCACcttggtggagggattgagcatgCAGGAAGTGATGAGAAAGGAGCCAGGAGAGAGCAGTAGCAGAAAGGCCTGTGAGGTGTGTGGCCAGACCTTTCCCACTCAGGCAGCTCTGGAGGAGCATCAGAAGATACACCCCAAGGAGGGGCCACTCCTCACTTGTGCTTTCTGTAGGCAGGGCTTTCTCGAGCGGGCTACCCTCAAGAAGCACATGCTGCTGGCTCACCACCA GAACCAGTACACGGCTTTCCTGTCAAGTGTTCTACCCACCAAGCCTGGGAGTTCCAACTCCACCTCCACTACCACTTCAGGCCTGGCACCACCAGGGCTATTTGGTCTAAGAACTGTGGCTGGAAAGGTGCCTTCAGCAATGAGATCCAGAGGGGCGAAGGGAAAAAGAGCCCTCTTATTGCAGCCTCTTGCATCCAAGGCAGTGCCTGAGCAGTTTATAGAAGTAGCAAACTGTAcgttccttctccttcccccttctccagaAGGTGCTAGCAATGATGCTGCAGCAATATCTGTATCTGTAACTCAGTACTAG
- the SALL2 gene encoding sal-like protein 2 isoform X4, which produces MSRRKQRKPQQLISDCEGPSASDNGDASEEDHPQVCAKCCAQFTDPTEFLAHQNACSTEPPVMVIIGGQENPNNSPTSSEPRPEGHNSPQVMEAEHSNPPDSGSSVSTDPTWGAERRGEESAGHFLVAATGTAAGGGGGLILASPKLGATPLPPESTPAPPPPPPPPPPLPGVGSGHLNIPLILEELRVLQQRQIHQMQMTEQICRQVLLLGSLGQTVGPPASPSELPGTGTASSTKPLLPLFSPIKPVQTGKTLAPSSSSTSSSTGTEMPKQAFFHLYHPLGSQHPFSAGGVGRSHKPTSAPSPVLPSNTDQLISSPHLAFPGTTGLLAAQCLGAARGLEATASPGLLKPKNGSGDLGYGEVMGPLEKPGGRHKCRFCAKVFGSDSALQIHLRSHTGERPYKCNVCGNRFTTRGNLKVHFHRHREKYPHVQMNPHPVPEHLDYVITSSGLPYGMSVPPEKAEEEAAMPGGGVERKPLVASTTALSATESLTLLSTGAGTAAAPALPAFNKFVLMKTVEPKSKADENTPPGTEATTIAGVTESGTATRMQLSKLVTSLPSWALLTNHFKSTGSFPFPYVLEPLGASPSETSKLQQLVEKIDRQGTIAVASTSSGVATTSAPAASSSASSGPNQCVICLRVLSCPRALRLHYGQHGGERPFKCKVCGRAFSTRGNLRAHFVGHKASPAARVQNSCPICQKKFTNAVSLQQHVRMHLGGQIPNGSTTLPEGGGAVQENVSEQSRVSGAGSFPQQPSQQPSPEEELSEEDEEDEEEEEDVTDEDSLAGRGSESGGEKAISVRGDSEEASGAEEEVGMVVAAATAGKEMDSNGEVIQPPSLPSPPPLPPPPSGILDQTQPMEQGSSDVAGGTEEGGKPERSSSPTSAFTLEGEGSSTTLVEGLSMQEVMRKEPGESSSRKACEVCGQTFPTQAALEEHQKIHPKEGPLLTCAFCRQGFLERATLKKHMLLAHHQNQYTAFLSSVLPTKPGSSNSTSTTTSGLAPPGLFGLRTVAGKVPSAMRSRGAKGKRALLLQPLASKAVPEQFIEVANCTFLLLPPSPEGASNDAAAISVSVTQY; this is translated from the exons GTGATGCTAGCGAGGAGGACCACCCCCAAGTCTGTGCCAAGTGCTGCGCACAATTCACTGACCCAACTGAATTCCTCGCTCACCAGAATGCATGTTCTACCGAACCCCCTGTGATGGTGATAATTGGGGGCCAGGAGAATCCCAACAACTCGCCGACCTCTTCTGAGCCCCGGCCTGAAGGCCACAATAGTCCCCAGGTCATGGAGGCAGAGCACAGCAACCCTCCGGATTCTGGGTCCTCGGTGTCCACAGATCCCACCTGGGGCGCAGAGCGGAGAGGAGAGGAGTCTGCAGGGCATTTCCTGGTCGCTGCCACAGGTACAgcagctgggggaggtgggggcctgATCTTGGCCAGCCCCAAGCTGGGAGCAACCCCATTACCTCCAGAATCCACCCCTGCacccccgcctcctcctcctcctccacctccgcTCCCAGGTGTAGGCAGCGGCCACCTGAACATCCCTCTAATCTTGGAAGAGCTCCGGGTGCTGCAGCAGCGCCAGATCCATCAGATGCAGATGACTGAGCAAATCTGCAGGCAGGTACTACTGCTTGGCTCCTTAGGCCAAACGGTGGGGCCCCCTGCCAGTCCCTCAGAATTACCTGGGACAGGGACTGCCTCCTCCACCAAGCCCCTGCTTCCCCTCTTCAGCCCCATCAAGCCTGTCCAAACTGGGAAGACGCTGgcaccttcttcctcctccacctcatCCTCCACAGGGACAGAAATGCCCAAGCAGGCTTTCTTCCACCTTTACCATCCACTAGGGTCACAGCACCCTTTTTCTGCTGGAGGGGTTGGGAGAAGCCACAAACCCACATCTGCCCCTTCCCCAGTCCTGCCAAGCAACACAGATCAGCTGATTTCCTCACCTCATCTGGCATTCCCAGGCACCACGGGACTGCTGGCAGCACAGTGTCTTGGGGCAGCCCGAGGCCTAGAGGCCACTGCCTCCCCAGGGCTCTTGAAGCCAAAGAACGGAAGTGGTGACCTGGGTTATGGGGAAGTGATGGGTCCCTTGGAGAAACCTGGTGGACGGCACAAATGCCGCTTTTGTGCCAAAGTATTTGGCAGTGACAGTGCCCTACAGATCCACCTGCGTTCACACACAGGTGAGAGGCCCTATAAGTGTAATGTCTGTGGCAATCGCTTTACCACCCGTGGCAACCTCAAAGTACATTTTCACCGGCATCGTGAGAAGTACCCGCATGTGCAGATGAACCCTCACCCTGTGCCAGAGCACCTAGACTACGTCATCACCAGCAGCGGCCTGCCCTATGGTATGTCCGTGCCACCAGAGAAGGCTGAGGAGGAGGCAGCCATGCCAGGTGGGGGTGTGGAACGTAAGCCTCTGGTGGCTTCCACCACAGCACTCAGTGCCACAGAGAGCCTGACACTGCTCTCCACTGGTGCGGGCACAGCTGCggctcctgccctccctgcttTCAATAAGTTTGTGCTCATGAAAACAGTAGAGCCAAAGAGTAAAGCTGATGAAAATACTCCTCCAGGAACTGAGGCCACTACCATCGCAGGGGTGACAGAAAGTGGCACAGCAACTCGTATGCAGCTAAGTAAGTTGGTGACTTCACTTCCCAGCTGGGCACTGCTTACTAACCACTTTAAGTCCACGGGGAGCTTCCCCTTCCCATATGTGTTGGAGCCCCTGGGGGCATCACCCTCTGAGACTTCAAAGCTGCAGCAACTGGTAGAAAAGATTGATCGACAGGGAACCATAGCAGTGGCCTCTACTTCCTCAGGAGTTgccaccacctctgcccctgcAGCTTCATCTTCAGCCTCATCTGGACCTAACCAGTGTGTCATCTGCCTCCGGGTGCTGAGCTGTCCTCGAGCGCTGCGCCTGCATTATGGCCAACATGGAGGGGAGCGGCCCTTCAAATGCAAAGTGTGTGGCAGAGCTTTTTCCACCCGGGGCAATCTGCGTGCACATTTCGTGGGCCACAAGGCCAGTCCAGCTGCTCGGGTCCAGAACTCCTGCCCCATCTGCCAGAAGAAGTTCACCAATGCAGTTTCTCTGCAGCAGCATGTTCGGATGCACCTGGGGGGCCAAATCCCCAACGGCAGTACCACACTCCCTGAAGGTGGGGGAGCTGTGCAGGAGAATGTCTCTGAGCAATCTAGAGTCTCTGGGGCAGGGAGCTTCCCCCAGCAGCCATCCCAGCAGCCGTCCCCAGAAGAGGAGTTGTCTGAAGAGGATGAGGAggatgaagaagaagaggaagatgtAACTGATGAAGATTCTCTAGCAggaagaggctcagagagtgGAGGTGAGAAAGCAATATCAGTGCGAGGTGATTCTGAAGAGGCATCAGGAGCAGAAGAGGAAGTGGGAATGGTAGTGGCAGCAGCCACAGCTGGGAAGGAGATGGATAGTAATGGGGAAGTGATTCAACCTCCTTCTCTGCCATCCCCCCCACCACTACCACCGCCACCGTCAGGCATCCTGGATCAAACACAGCCAATGGAGCAGGGAAGCAGTGATGTTGCAGGAGGCACTGAAGAGGGGGGCAAACCAGAGAGGAGCTCAAGCCCAACATCAGCATTCACCCTTGAAGGAGAAGGCAGCAGCACCACcttggtggagggattgagcatgCAGGAAGTGATGAGAAAGGAGCCAGGAGAGAGCAGTAGCAGAAAGGCCTGTGAGGTGTGTGGCCAGACCTTTCCCACTCAGGCAGCTCTGGAGGAGCATCAGAAGATACACCCCAAGGAGGGGCCACTCCTCACTTGTGCTTTCTGTAGGCAGGGCTTTCTCGAGCGGGCTACCCTCAAGAAGCACATGCTGCTGGCTCACCACCA GAACCAGTACACGGCTTTCCTGTCAAGTGTTCTACCCACCAAGCCTGGGAGTTCCAACTCCACCTCCACTACCACTTCAGGCCTGGCACCACCAGGGCTATTTGGTCTAAGAACTGTGGCTGGAAAGGTGCCTTCAGCAATGAGATCCAGAGGGGCGAAGGGAAAAAGAGCCCTCTTATTGCAGCCTCTTGCATCCAAGGCAGTGCCTGAGCAGTTTATAGAAGTAGCAAACTGTAcgttccttctccttcccccttctccagaAGGTGCTAGCAATGATGCTGCAGCAATATCTGTATCTGTAACTCAGTACTAG